Genomic segment of Gemmatimonadota bacterium:
GGAGCACAGATGAAGGCAAAACCTGGGACGGGCCTTACAAACCCAACATCAGAGGCTTTGAACCCGATCGCATCATGGAACTGCCCGATGGACGTCTTACCGTGGGTAGCCACATCATGTTTCGCGAAGCTCAAGAATTTGCTGAAATCGCAACCTTTTCATCTGACGGTGGCAAAACCTGGGGCAATGAGGTCACTGTTGCCCACGATGGTTATAACCGATTTTGCGAAGGCGCAATTGTCATCCTCGACGGCGGCAAAGAAATCGCCTGTGTCATGCGCGAAAACCGCTCTGGAGGTGTGCCCAGTTTTGTAGCTTTCTCTCAGGACAATGGGCGCACATGGAGTACCCCTCAGATGTGTCCTTTTGCCCTCCATCGTCCGTATGTCAGACAACTCGAAGATGGCCGCTGCATGGTCACAGGTCGCCACGTCAACGGCGGTCTTGGCTGTTATGCCTGGATTGGCGACCTCAAAAAAGAAGCGGGGACATATGCCATCGGTGGTCCCCGCAGAAAATACAGTGCAACACGCAATGAAAATGGTCTCACCATCCATCACAAACCCGAGCACGAATGCCGTTACAGCCTCCTCCCGCCACAGGATCGCTTCAGTACCGTCGACTTCGAAGCTGAAGTGCAAGTCGAAGGCCCACCGGGAGAACCCATTGCCTTTATGTCTTGTGGCAGCATTGGCGATATCCTCTACATCGGCTCTGACTTCATTTCCCTGGGTAGGCTCGAACGCACCGATTTGCATAAAAAAATCGACTTTTCACAACCACGAAAAGTCGCTTATCGCCACAAGGGCGGCCTCTTGCGCATACAGGTTGATGGTGAAGATATGATTTACCGAAACGTCTTCCGCGGAGAAACACACATCTCAGACCATACCTCATCCCGCCCCGATATGCGCACCATGTTTGGCCAATGGAGTGACACGGGCAGTAGCACCTGGACATCCGTCAGCTTTTCATCGCAAAATCGAACCTTCGATGACTGGTCGTGGAACTGGTCTGCCTCCTCCGGTGAATACCCCGATCAATATCAGCGCGACCGCTTCGTTCAAATCCATGCCAACCATCCTGATCAAGAACCCCGTCCTGATCACGGATACTCATCCTGGCTCACCTTACCCGATGGCCGCATCATTCTGGTCGATTACACCAATTATGGCGACGAACCTAATAAAAGCCACATCGTAGGCGTATTCATTGCCCCAGAAGACATTGCATAGGCGATTTGCAGACCATTCCAAATTACGAAGGGAGTAAGGAAATGCCTGCGACAAAAGCAGAAAATATGGAGCATATGAAAGACGATGTAGATGTGCTCGTAGTTGGCGGAGGCACAGCGGGCACGATTGCTGCCATACAAGGGGGTCGCGCGGGACTTCGCACGGCTCTGGTTGAATCTGGCAGTCAACTCGGCGGTGTCACCACAACAGGCGGCGTTTCCTTCCCCGGGCTTTTTCATGCCTGGGGAAAGCAGATTGTCGCGGGCATTGGATGGGAACTGGTTATAAAAGCAGTAGCACTTGACAGTGGCCAACTGCCGGATTTTTCAGTCTTCTCTCCTGAGCGCCATTGGATGCACCAGATACGCATCAATGGCCCTGTATATGCGGCACTTGCAGAAGAAGCCTGTACCCAAGCAGGTGTGCAATTGCACTTTTATGAAATACCGACGCAAATTTTAGAAACAGACAGAGGTTGGAAAATCGAGACTGTCGGAAAAAACCTGCGGCGCACCATCCTGACCAAACAGTTAATCGACTGCACCGGCGGAGCAAATATTGTGGGCAAGATCGGTTTTCCTCGTTTGCGCGAAGAAGAAACACAACCGGGCACATTGATTTTTAAACTGGGTGGTTATGATGTTGATACGCTGGACGAAGATGTCATACAGAGACAGTTTATCGCAGCCATGAAAGATGGCCGATTACAACACGGCGATGTAAGCAATCCGCGCGCACGGTTCATCGGCTA
This window contains:
- a CDS encoding sialidase family protein — its product is MYIHPRSINDKVFDAWRSPGRFTKNPDIIRLKSGRLLLVYSDTEAHWGETTQILTILYSENDGQTWDKLSEVATADRSKGDERLVTPRISLLSDDRIVVICDHDDFSHFHEDQPPGNWLWWSTDEGKTWDGPYKPNIRGFEPDRIMELPDGRLTVGSHIMFREAQEFAEIATFSSDGGKTWGNEVTVAHDGYNRFCEGAIVILDGGKEIACVMRENRSGGVPSFVAFSQDNGRTWSTPQMCPFALHRPYVRQLEDGRCMVTGRHVNGGLGCYAWIGDLKKEAGTYAIGGPRRKYSATRNENGLTIHHKPEHECRYSLLPPQDRFSTVDFEAEVQVEGPPGEPIAFMSCGSIGDILYIGSDFISLGRLERTDLHKKIDFSQPRKVAYRHKGGLLRIQVDGEDMIYRNVFRGETHISDHTSSRPDMRTMFGQWSDTGSSTWTSVSFSSQNRTFDDWSWNWSASSGEYPDQYQRDRFVQIHANHPDQEPRPDHGYSSWLTLPDGRIILVDYTNYGDEPNKSHIVGVFIAPEDIA
- a CDS encoding FAD-dependent oxidoreductase: MPATKAENMEHMKDDVDVLVVGGGTAGTIAAIQGGRAGLRTALVESGSQLGGVTTTGGVSFPGLFHAWGKQIVAGIGWELVIKAVALDSGQLPDFSVFSPERHWMHQIRINGPVYAALAEEACTQAGVQLHFYEIPTQILETDRGWKIETVGKNLRRTILTKQLIDCTGGANIVGKIGFPRLREEETQPGTLIFKLGGYDVDTLDEDVIQRQFIAAMKDGRLQHGDVSNPRARFIGYLGKGGENAQHVFGADASTSDRHTKTNISGRQSLLRILRFVRSLPGCENARVLKAQAETAVRETYRIVGEVQITHDDYTSGRHFEDAVSYSFYPIDLHDKDGVKPQPLSEGTVATVPLRALIPKNSHNLLVAGRSVSSDRLANSALRVQASSMAMGQAAGAAAAVSVRLETTPRDVPLSDLHDLLARHGAVVPKKDI